One region of Bacillota bacterium genomic DNA includes:
- a CDS encoding (Fe-S)-binding protein → MAKNITFKDMALPSFEAINPLKVEELMPVPNLGEEPPFEPPPDKWKEKYDLSLDWHSPIALPKPNAAEQERILKGFLKGLERLFNPQDNWTFLKILRLTTDYCMRCQTCSDACHVYIGSGEQEIYRPTFRAEILRRLYRRYFTSSGKFLRSLVGADLEANYHLAMRLVESAYRCNVCRRCAQVCPVGVDNALISREIRKVFTQELGIAPKELFTKGTRQHLLVGSSTGMQPGGFKESIEFIEDDMGERTGRKIHIPIDQKGADILLIHNAGEYLSWPENPGAFGVLFQMAGISYTLSSDLVGYDGVNYGLFCDDLELARIGLRHIQVAKKLGCKKIVVGECGHATKTLCVITDRVLPGDMATSEMPRESCLPLFWEIYKSGVLKFDPSRNNFPTTLHDSCNIARLMGIVMPQRKVTRAICPQFREMTPNGAHNYCCGGGSGFAIMNELNFPQWRKKVSERMKTKQILEAFKDCLDPSIQKYVIAACSNCKGAMRDLIAHYKLWDKYSITYGGLVELMVNAIVDLPPFMELEFFSPD, encoded by the coding sequence ATGGCAAAGAATATTACTTTCAAGGATATGGCCCTGCCGTCGTTTGAGGCGATAAACCCTCTGAAGGTCGAAGAACTCATGCCCGTTCCCAACCTGGGAGAAGAGCCTCCCTTCGAGCCGCCTCCGGATAAGTGGAAGGAGAAATACGACCTTTCGCTCGACTGGCATTCGCCTATCGCGCTTCCGAAGCCCAACGCGGCGGAACAAGAAAGGATATTAAAGGGGTTTCTCAAGGGGTTGGAAAGGCTTTTTAATCCACAGGACAACTGGACATTTTTGAAGATCCTGCGCCTTACAACCGACTATTGCATGCGCTGTCAAACCTGTTCCGACGCCTGCCACGTATACATTGGAAGTGGCGAGCAGGAGATATACAGGCCGACATTCAGGGCGGAGATTTTGCGACGGCTTTACAGGCGGTATTTTACGTCGAGCGGCAAGTTCCTACGGTCTCTTGTGGGTGCGGACTTAGAGGCGAATTATCACCTGGCGATGCGGCTGGTTGAATCCGCATACCGCTGCAACGTGTGCAGAAGGTGCGCACAGGTCTGCCCGGTCGGCGTGGACAACGCCTTAATAAGCAGAGAGATCAGGAAGGTCTTCACCCAGGAGCTCGGCATCGCGCCGAAGGAATTGTTTACAAAGGGCACAAGGCAGCACCTTCTGGTTGGTTCGTCAACCGGCATGCAGCCGGGGGGCTTTAAAGAATCAATAGAGTTTATCGAAGACGATATGGGAGAAAGAACCGGCAGGAAAATACACATCCCCATCGATCAGAAGGGCGCCGATATTCTGCTTATCCACAACGCCGGCGAGTACCTTTCCTGGCCGGAAAACCCCGGGGCTTTCGGGGTGCTCTTCCAGATGGCGGGCATAAGTTACACGCTCAGCAGCGACTTGGTCGGTTACGACGGGGTTAACTACGGTCTCTTCTGCGATGACCTTGAGTTGGCGCGGATAGGCCTGAGGCACATCCAGGTAGCCAAAAAACTTGGTTGCAAGAAGATCGTCGTGGGCGAGTGCGGCCACGCCACTAAAACTCTGTGCGTAATCACCGACAGGGTTCTTCCGGGGGACATGGCCACGTCGGAGATGCCGCGGGAGAGCTGCCTGCCGCTCTTCTGGGAGATTTATAAGAGCGGCGTGCTTAAGTTTGATCCGTCGAGGAATAACTTCCCGACCACCCTGCACGATTCCTGTAACATCGCCCGGCTCATGGGCATCGTTATGCCGCAGCGCAAGGTGACCAGAGCGATCTGCCCGCAGTTCAGGGAGATGACGCCGAACGGGGCGCACAATTACTGTTGCGGCGGTGGCAGTGGATTCGCCATCATGAACGAGCTGAACTTCCCGCAATGGCGCAAGAAGGTCAGCGAACGGATGAAAACAAAACAGATCCTGGAGGCGTTCAAGGACTGCCTCGACCCGAGCATTCAGAAGTATGTTATCGCCGCTTGCTCGAACTGCAAGGGCGCGATGCGTGACCTAATAGCTCACTACAAGCTTTGGGATAAATACAGCATCACCTATGGCGGTCTGGTTGAGCTTATGGTCAACGCCATAGTGGACCTGCCGCCCTTTATGGAACTCGAGTTCTTCAGTCCGGACTAA
- a CDS encoding NADH-quinone oxidoreductase subunit N, protein MGAGLLLPEIILCVAGLLVLSERLVVKVTPQRKDAAWFGAGAVIIALFAAFNLLGTNVTAFYGSYRVDDMAVFFKIVALSAAGLTLLFAPDYLSKSGVKTGDFTALVLFGAVGMMLLPSALDFITLYISLELISVTFYVLIAIQRNAVKPAEAGLKYLLLSGLSSAILLYGMSLIYGLTGSTYLAAVREAFSAGQWSILAGVGCLMILAGLGMKIYLIPFHMWAPDVYEGAPSPTVAFLASGSSAAALAAVLRVFGESFAGLNGLWAPILLILAIVTVAFGNIVALPQTNVKRMLAYSSIAHAGYILLAVVAGGRSGTAAVMYYTLLYAVSVVAAFGVISAFEEISAGERTSFAGLARRAPFLAFTMMVALASLAGVPPLAGFMGKFAVFAAAVQSGYMVMAGIALLLSVVSIYYYFQVIKVMYVDEPPDAAPISYGFGTFAALLLGLGGIIGLGVLTGPLLQLATTAAGFARF, encoded by the coding sequence ATGGGCGCGGGTTTGCTGCTTCCAGAAATCATCCTTTGTGTCGCCGGCCTGCTGGTACTGAGTGAGCGGTTGGTGGTCAAGGTCACGCCGCAACGCAAAGACGCCGCCTGGTTTGGGGCGGGCGCCGTAATTATTGCGTTGTTCGCGGCCTTTAATCTGCTTGGCACAAACGTAACCGCTTTCTACGGGAGCTACCGGGTTGACGACATGGCCGTCTTCTTTAAAATCGTCGCTCTTTCGGCCGCCGGCCTGACACTGTTGTTTGCACCCGATTATCTATCCAAGAGCGGGGTAAAAACGGGTGACTTCACGGCGCTGGTGTTGTTCGGAGCGGTGGGTATGATGCTTCTTCCGTCCGCGCTTGACTTCATCACGCTGTACATCTCTCTGGAGTTGATTAGTGTAACTTTTTACGTGTTGATTGCGATCCAGAGGAACGCTGTAAAGCCGGCTGAGGCGGGACTGAAATATCTGCTTCTAAGCGGGCTTTCCTCGGCCATTCTGCTGTACGGGATGAGCCTTATCTATGGCCTTACGGGGAGCACTTACCTGGCGGCTGTAAGGGAAGCGTTCAGTGCCGGACAGTGGTCGATACTGGCAGGTGTCGGCTGCCTGATGATTCTTGCCGGCCTTGGGATGAAGATCTATCTCATTCCGTTCCACATGTGGGCGCCGGACGTTTACGAGGGGGCTCCGTCACCGACGGTGGCGTTCCTGGCCAGTGGGTCGAGTGCCGCCGCACTGGCTGCGGTACTACGGGTTTTCGGCGAAAGCTTCGCCGGATTAAACGGGTTATGGGCGCCGATACTGCTGATATTGGCCATAGTCACTGTCGCCTTCGGAAACATCGTGGCTCTGCCGCAGACGAATGTCAAGCGTATGCTGGCCTACTCCAGTATCGCCCATGCCGGGTATATCCTTCTGGCGGTTGTCGCCGGAGGGCGTAGCGGCACGGCGGCCGTGATGTACTACACGCTGCTCTATGCGGTCTCTGTGGTTGCGGCCTTCGGGGTGATAAGCGCCTTTGAGGAGATATCTGCCGGAGAGCGTACCAGCTTCGCGGGGCTGGCCCGCAGGGCGCCTTTCCTTGCATTTACAATGATGGTCGCCCTTGCCTCACTTGCAGGGGTTCCACCGCTGGCGGGCTTCATGGGTAAATTTGCGGTATTTGCAGCGGCGGTGCAGAGCGGGTATATGGTGATGGCGGGGATTGCGTTGCTCTTAAGCGTGGTCTCGATCTACTATTACTTCCAGGTCATTAAGGTGATGTATGTGGATGAACCACCCGACGCGGCTCCAATTTCTTACGGTTTCGGGACTTTTGCCGCGTTGCTCCTGGGACTGGGAGGCATCATCGGACTGGGGGTCCTGACGGGGCCGCTGCTCCAGCTTGCTACCACGGCGGCCGGTTTTGCACGTTTCTGA
- a CDS encoding (Fe-S)-binding protein — protein sequence MGVAAVKKGIKLRDISRPGDEPLVSLTVDDLMDVPDLGVENPMKAPPERWWDEYDLSFDGHTDMGLPKPKNKQEEDTLVHKFLSGLQKLFDPQESWTFVQTLRLSMDYCVKCQTCSDACHAYIGSGRQEIYRPTYRSEILRRIWKRYFTPEGKLLGRFVGADIDLNWRTVLRLAESCHRCTICRRCAQRCPMGIDNGAINRELRKLFSQEFYIAPVEILDKGCVQHLRVGSSTGMSPSGFKETVAFMEEDIGDRIGKTVKIPVDKKGADMLLIHNAGEYLSWPENPEAFAILFEAAGISWTLSSEAVAYDAVNYGLWNDDIELARVATRHTKTAKQLGVKKVVIGECGHATKAYVVVADRVLTGSLSSSEMPRESCLPLLWEIIRSGALKFDPSRNDFPVTLHDPCNMVRMMGIVKPQRLALRAIAPKFREMAPNGVYNYCCGGGGGLAIMQSYNFPQWRNKVSTRVKMHQTLQAFKNELDPGAYPYKYLCAPCSNCKGAIRDAIDHYKLWEKYNINYGGLVELMVNSMIGIDRPFLEPDDFH from the coding sequence ATGGGAGTTGCCGCAGTTAAGAAGGGGATAAAACTAAGAGATATCTCCAGGCCGGGCGACGAACCTCTCGTTTCTTTAACGGTGGATGACCTGATGGATGTTCCGGATCTTGGGGTCGAGAATCCCATGAAAGCGCCGCCGGAAAGGTGGTGGGACGAATATGATTTGAGCTTCGACGGACATACCGACATGGGTCTTCCCAAGCCGAAAAATAAGCAGGAAGAAGATACTCTCGTTCACAAGTTTTTAAGCGGTCTTCAGAAGCTGTTCGATCCTCAAGAAAGCTGGACCTTCGTTCAAACGCTCCGCCTTTCCATGGACTACTGCGTAAAGTGCCAGACCTGTTCTGACGCCTGTCACGCCTATATTGGGAGCGGCAGGCAGGAAATTTATCGCCCCACTTATCGGTCAGAGATTTTAAGAAGGATATGGAAGAGATACTTCACTCCGGAGGGAAAGCTTCTCGGCCGTTTTGTCGGCGCCGATATAGACCTTAACTGGCGAACGGTACTGCGGCTTGCCGAGTCGTGCCACCGGTGCACCATATGCAGGAGGTGCGCCCAGAGATGTCCCATGGGGATCGATAACGGCGCGATCAACAGGGAGCTCAGGAAACTGTTCAGCCAGGAGTTCTATATCGCTCCGGTTGAGATACTGGATAAGGGCTGCGTGCAGCACTTACGAGTTGGTTCTTCGACCGGCATGAGTCCTTCGGGCTTTAAGGAAACCGTTGCGTTCATGGAGGAAGATATCGGCGACAGGATCGGCAAGACAGTAAAGATTCCGGTGGATAAGAAAGGCGCGGACATGCTTCTGATCCACAATGCCGGTGAGTACCTGTCTTGGCCGGAAAATCCCGAGGCCTTCGCTATCCTCTTCGAGGCGGCCGGGATAAGCTGGACGCTATCGAGTGAGGCAGTTGCCTACGATGCGGTTAATTACGGTCTCTGGAACGACGATATTGAACTGGCGCGGGTGGCGACCAGGCATACGAAAACCGCCAAACAACTAGGGGTCAAAAAGGTGGTAATCGGGGAATGCGGACACGCCACCAAGGCTTATGTCGTCGTCGCGGACAGGGTGCTGACCGGCAGCCTTTCCAGTTCGGAGATGCCGCGGGAAAGCTGTCTGCCGCTGTTGTGGGAGATCATAAGAAGCGGTGCTTTAAAGTTTGATCCAAGCAGGAATGACTTTCCGGTAACGTTACACGATCCGTGCAACATGGTACGGATGATGGGGATTGTGAAACCTCAACGTCTGGCCCTAAGGGCTATCGCCCCCAAATTCAGGGAAATGGCGCCGAATGGTGTATACAACTATTGCTGCGGCGGCGGCGGGGGACTGGCCATAATGCAGTCGTATAACTTCCCGCAGTGGCGGAACAAGGTTTCCACGCGGGTAAAAATGCATCAGACTCTGCAGGCTTTTAAGAACGAACTCGACCCCGGTGCCTACCCCTACAAATACCTGTGTGCCCCCTGCTCCAACTGCAAAGGGGCGATCAGGGACGCCATCGATCACTACAAGCTCTGGGAAAAATACAACATTAATTACGGAGGTCTTGTAGAACTGATGGTGAATTCCATGATTGGTATCGACCGGCCTTTTCTTGAACCTGACGACTTCCACTAA
- a CDS encoding respiratory nitrate reductase subunit gamma: MGIPVYLAWLSVVVFIVMVIYRFSKFNSMPLHLRWEIYPLPLEPKHHYGGSYMEELDYVPKPRHHIRINGILDMASEVFLLKKVREYNIYGMWPFSFSMHWGIYLLFVWMILMLAEGVLNLGVIAPVTNVCGIIALIVGTFGSLGLLLKRISNSELANYTVPVDYFNLLFMLSIFATGLISWITTGQYFFDDARAFLAGVVSLQPAAVSSWTVAHFTLFELFLIYMPFSKMLHYIAKYFTIDKVFWDDILNLKGSSIDKKITSQLSGKLTWSAPHIVQGKNWAEQVGIIDGRDIK, translated from the coding sequence ATGGGGATTCCGGTGTATCTTGCCTGGCTCTCGGTGGTTGTGTTCATTGTCATGGTGATTTACAGGTTTTCCAAGTTCAACTCCATGCCGCTTCACCTCAGGTGGGAAATCTATCCCCTGCCCCTGGAGCCGAAGCACCATTACGGCGGTTCTTACATGGAGGAGTTGGACTACGTACCAAAACCCCGGCATCACATTAGAATCAACGGTATCCTGGACATGGCTTCGGAGGTGTTTTTGTTAAAGAAGGTTAGAGAGTATAACATTTACGGCATGTGGCCTTTTTCTTTTTCCATGCACTGGGGAATCTATTTATTGTTCGTATGGATGATTCTAATGCTGGCCGAAGGTGTGCTGAATTTGGGTGTGATCGCCCCGGTTACCAACGTTTGTGGAATTATTGCCTTAATCGTAGGTACATTCGGTTCACTCGGGTTGCTTTTGAAGAGAATTTCAAATTCGGAACTAGCCAACTATACCGTTCCTGTCGATTACTTCAACCTGCTTTTTATGCTTTCGATCTTTGCCACCGGACTTATTTCCTGGATAACTACCGGTCAGTACTTCTTTGATGATGCGAGGGCTTTTCTAGCGGGAGTTGTTTCGCTTCAGCCCGCAGCGGTATCGTCGTGGACGGTGGCCCACTTTACACTTTTTGAACTTTTCCTGATTTATATGCCTTTCTCCAAGATGCTCCATTACATTGCTAAGTATTTTACGATTGATAAGGTTTTCTGGGATGATATTTTAAACCTGAAGGGTTCCTCGATAGATAAGAAGATAACCTCCCAGCTTTCAGGCAAACTGACATGGTCGGCGCCGCACATAGTGCAAGGGAAGAACTGGGCAGAACAGGTCGGAATTATTGATGGGAGGGATATCAAGTAA
- a CDS encoding respiratory nitrate reductase subunit gamma, whose amino-acid sequence MSVSVYLAWISVIIFFVMALYRFKQYSSYPLFLRWELYPVPTEPRHHYGGSYMEEVDYNKKPRHHLRLGGILDMASEVFLLKKVKEHNRYGLWPFSFSMHWGLYLLAAWVVLLLVEMIFKLGFLAPVTNFVGPLAFILGAFGSMGLFFKRVGTQNLSNYTTPEDYFNLLFIFAIFLTGIISWSGDTAFVYTKAYIVEVISFKPAAEPIPFIVLLNFTLFWLFVIYMPFCKLFHYLAKYFTFDKIFWDDGFLVKGSANDQKVLKQLGYTCNWQGPHVAPGKTWLENAMIVERSEAK is encoded by the coding sequence ATGAGTGTTTCCGTGTACCTGGCCTGGATTTCGGTCATCATTTTTTTCGTTATGGCTCTGTACAGGTTTAAACAGTATTCTTCCTACCCGCTTTTTCTCCGGTGGGAACTATACCCGGTACCCACAGAGCCGCGGCATCATTATGGCGGTTCGTATATGGAAGAAGTGGATTACAACAAGAAACCCAGGCACCATCTGCGTCTCGGCGGGATTCTGGATATGGCGTCGGAAGTGTTTCTGTTAAAGAAAGTGAAAGAACATAACAGATATGGGTTGTGGCCGTTTTCTTTCAGCATGCACTGGGGGCTCTACCTGCTTGCCGCATGGGTGGTACTGTTACTGGTCGAGATGATTTTTAAACTTGGTTTTCTCGCCCCTGTTACCAACTTCGTCGGACCTCTGGCATTCATCCTTGGCGCTTTCGGATCCATGGGGCTTTTCTTTAAGAGGGTCGGGACGCAGAATCTGTCCAACTATACAACTCCCGAGGACTACTTTAACCTTCTCTTTATCTTTGCCATATTTCTTACCGGAATCATTTCCTGGTCCGGTGATACCGCTTTCGTGTATACCAAAGCCTATATCGTTGAAGTTATTTCGTTCAAACCCGCCGCGGAACCCATACCGTTCATTGTTCTCCTTAATTTCACACTCTTCTGGCTTTTCGTGATTTACATGCCGTTCTGCAAGTTGTTTCATTATCTGGCGAAATATTTTACCTTTGACAAAATATTCTGGGATGACGGCTTCCTCGTGAAAGGTTCCGCGAACGACCAAAAGGTGCTGAAGCAGTTGGGTTATACCTGCAACTGGCAGGGTCCGCATGTCGCACCCGGAAAGACCTGGCTGGAAAATGCCATGATTGTCGAGAGAAGTGAGGCGAAATAA
- a CDS encoding (Fe-S)-binding protein, which yields MGKKDITFNDMARLDDEPLISLRIEELMSVPNLGVEPPIQPPPEKWSANYDFSLDGHAAIGLPKPKNEEEKARLVRGFLSGLGKLFDPQNNWTFLKLLKLTTDYCMRCQTCSEACHVYMASGQQEIYRPTFRSEILRRLYKRYYTPGGKLLKSLVGADIDLNYKMVVRLVESAYRCNMCRRCAQVCPMAVDNMVIAREIRKLFNQEMGIGPTPLFGKGTRNHLKTGSSTGMSPAGFKETIEFIEDDIGDRTGKKIKIPLDKKGADILLIHNAGEYLSWPENPGAFAVLFDAAGINYTLSSEHIGYDGVNYGLFCDDAELARIALKHLVIAKQLGVRKVVIGECGHATKTYCVITDRVFPGDLSISDLPRESCLPLFWEIVKSGVVKLDPSRNNFPTTLHDSCNIARLMGIVRPQRYVTRAISPKFREMTPNGANNYCCGGGSGFAIMNDFNFAQWRKKVSERMKTKQILEAFKDCLDPGTEKYVIAACSNCKGAMRDIIGHYKLWDKYRITYGGLVELIVNAMVDLPKPFLELEFMGSE from the coding sequence ATGGGCAAAAAAGATATAACCTTTAATGATATGGCCCGATTGGATGACGAGCCGCTTATATCCCTGAGGATAGAGGAATTGATGAGCGTGCCCAATCTGGGTGTAGAGCCCCCGATTCAACCCCCTCCGGAGAAGTGGAGCGCCAACTATGATTTTTCGCTGGACGGGCATGCCGCCATCGGTTTGCCGAAGCCAAAGAATGAAGAGGAGAAGGCAAGGCTGGTAAGAGGATTTCTCAGCGGGCTCGGTAAGCTCTTCGACCCCCAGAACAACTGGACTTTTTTAAAGCTCCTGAAGCTTACGACGGATTACTGCATGCGCTGCCAGACATGCTCCGAGGCATGCCATGTGTATATGGCGAGCGGGCAGCAGGAGATTTATAGGCCCACGTTCCGGTCGGAGATATTGAGACGGCTCTATAAACGGTATTACACGCCGGGCGGTAAGCTTCTCAAGTCCTTAGTCGGCGCGGACATCGACCTTAATTACAAAATGGTGGTGAGACTCGTGGAGTCCGCCTACCGCTGCAACATGTGCCGGAGGTGCGCCCAGGTCTGCCCGATGGCCGTGGATAACATGGTGATCGCCAGGGAGATAAGGAAGCTATTCAACCAGGAGATGGGCATCGGTCCAACACCCTTGTTTGGTAAAGGCACACGGAACCATCTCAAGACGGGCTCTTCGACCGGCATGAGCCCCGCGGGCTTCAAGGAGACGATAGAATTTATCGAAGACGATATCGGTGACAGGACCGGAAAAAAGATAAAGATTCCCCTGGACAAAAAAGGCGCCGATATTCTGCTGATCCATAACGCCGGCGAGTATCTGTCCTGGCCTGAAAACCCCGGGGCTTTCGCGGTGCTGTTTGACGCCGCCGGGATAAACTACACCCTTAGCAGTGAGCACATAGGGTACGACGGGGTGAATTACGGCCTTTTCTGCGACGATGCGGAATTGGCAAGGATAGCCTTGAAGCATCTCGTGATCGCCAAACAACTGGGGGTCAGAAAGGTAGTCATAGGCGAGTGTGGCCACGCCACCAAGACCTATTGCGTAATCACCGACAGGGTCTTCCCGGGCGACCTCAGCATATCCGATCTTCCCCGGGAGAGCTGCCTGCCGCTGTTCTGGGAGATAGTAAAGAGCGGCGTTGTTAAACTCGACCCGTCGCGGAACAACTTCCCGACGACCCTGCACGATTCCTGCAACATAGCCAGATTAATGGGGATCGTCAGGCCGCAACGATACGTTACCAGAGCGATCTCGCCAAAATTCAGGGAGATGACGCCGAACGGCGCGAATAACTATTGCTGCGGCGGCGGCAGCGGGTTCGCCATAATGAACGACTTTAACTTCGCGCAGTGGCGGAAAAAAGTGAGTGAGCGAATGAAAACGAAGCAGATCCTTGAGGCGTTCAAGGACTGCCTTGACCCGGGCACCGAGAAGTACGTCATCGCGGCGTGTTCCAACTGCAAAGGGGCGATGCGGGACATCATCGGTCACTACAAGCTCTGGGACAAATATAGAATCACTTACGGCGGCCTGGTGGAACTGATCGTCAATGCGATGGTCGATCTGCCGAAGCCGTTTCTCGAACTGGAGTTCATGGGCTCGGAGTAA
- a CDS encoding (Fe-S)-binding protein gives MANGRLRIKDISRPGDDPLVFMNMSELMPVPNLGEEPSIEPTPQKFIDKYEMSLDGHCSIGIPKPKTKEEEDHLVRRFLSGLEKLFNSEESWTFQQALRLSFDYCVKCQTCSEACHAYLASGRQEIYRPTYRAEILRRIWKKYFTPEGKLLGRFVGADVDVNWRTVTRLAELGHRCTLCRRCAQRCPMAVDNALIARELRKLFSQELGIAPMEILEKGCVQHLRVGSSTGLNPPGMLDTVAFMEEDIGDRIGKKVKIPIDKKGADILLIHNAGEFLSWPENPEAFAILFEAAGISWTLSSEPVAYDAVNYGLWNDDVELARVAARHTLAAKKLGCKKVMIGECGHATKAYVVIADRVLTGDLSSSEIQRESCLPLLWEIIRSGAIKFDPSRNNFPVTLHDPCNMVRAMGIVKPQRLALKAIAPQFREMTPNSVYNYCCGGGSGYAIIQSFNFPQWRNKAGARMKMHQTLQAFKNELDPNKVPFKYLCAPCSNCKGTIRDAITHYGLWDKYNLNYGGLVELMVNSMVDIDRPFIEYEDFH, from the coding sequence ATGGCAAACGGGAGGCTTAGGATCAAGGACATTTCACGGCCGGGGGATGACCCGCTCGTTTTTATGAACATGAGTGAACTCATGCCGGTTCCGAATCTCGGAGAAGAGCCTTCTATCGAACCGACCCCGCAGAAGTTCATTGATAAATACGAGATGAGCCTTGATGGACACTGCAGCATAGGAATACCGAAACCAAAGACCAAGGAAGAGGAGGACCATCTGGTCCGGCGGTTCTTAAGCGGTCTGGAAAAGCTCTTTAATTCCGAAGAAAGCTGGACTTTTCAGCAGGCATTGCGTCTTTCGTTCGATTACTGCGTAAAGTGCCAGACCTGTTCCGAGGCGTGTCACGCCTACCTTGCCAGCGGCCGGCAGGAGATTTACAGGCCCACGTACCGGGCGGAAATCCTCAGAAGGATCTGGAAGAAGTACTTCACCCCGGAGGGAAAGCTTCTCGGAAGGTTTGTGGGTGCGGATGTCGATGTCAACTGGCGGACGGTAACGCGGCTTGCGGAACTTGGCCACCGATGCACTCTCTGCCGGAGATGCGCTCAGCGGTGCCCGATGGCTGTCGACAACGCCCTCATCGCCAGAGAATTGAGAAAACTGTTCAGCCAGGAGCTGGGCATAGCCCCGATGGAGATTCTCGAAAAAGGTTGCGTGCAGCACCTGCGTGTCGGCTCGTCCACAGGTTTGAACCCCCCGGGCATGTTGGACACCGTCGCTTTTATGGAAGAGGACATCGGCGACAGGATCGGAAAGAAGGTAAAGATTCCGATTGATAAGAAGGGCGCCGACATCCTTCTAATTCACAATGCCGGCGAGTTCCTATCCTGGCCTGAGAACCCGGAGGCCTTCGCTATTCTTTTCGAGGCGGCGGGGATCAGCTGGACGCTTTCCAGTGAGCCCGTAGCTTACGATGCGGTGAACTACGGCCTCTGGAACGACGACGTGGAGCTTGCCAGAGTGGCGGCAAGGCATACCCTGGCGGCAAAGAAACTGGGTTGTAAAAAGGTGATGATCGGTGAGTGCGGCCACGCGACAAAAGCGTATGTCGTAATCGCGGACAGGGTGCTGACCGGCGACCTTTCGAGTTCGGAGATACAGCGGGAGAGCTGCCTGCCGCTTCTGTGGGAAATCATAAGAAGCGGCGCGATCAAATTTGATCCGAGCAGGAACAACTTCCCGGTGACGCTTCATGATCCCTGCAATATGGTCCGCGCGATGGGCATCGTGAAACCCCAGCGGCTTGCCCTCAAGGCCATTGCGCCGCAGTTCCGGGAGATGACCCCGAACAGCGTTTACAACTACTGCTGCGGCGGCGGTTCCGGTTACGCCATCATCCAGTCCTTTAATTTCCCGCAGTGGCGTAATAAGGCGGGCGCGAGGATGAAGATGCACCAGACGTTGCAGGCCTTCAAAAACGAACTTGATCCCAACAAGGTCCCGTTTAAGTATCTGTGCGCCCCTTGTTCGAACTGTAAGGGAACAATCCGGGACGCGATTACCCATTACGGGTTGTGGGATAAGTACAACCTGAATTACGGCGGTCTTGTGGAACTGATGGTCAACTCGATGGTGGATATCGACCGGCCGTTCATCGAATACGAAGACTTCCACTAA